Proteins from one Aquila chrysaetos chrysaetos chromosome 5, bAquChr1.4, whole genome shotgun sequence genomic window:
- the TRMU gene encoding mitochondrial tRNA-specific 2-thiouridylase 1 isoform X2, with the protein MLAAGRRVACAVSGGVDSAVAALLLRRRGYQVTGVFMKNWDPLDEQGACSIDRDCEDAYRVCQKLDIPFHQVSYVKEYWNEVFSDLLKEYELGRTPNPDIVCNKHIKFNYFLHYAMDNLGADAIATGHYARTSLEDEEVFQQKHIKRPQRLFRNRFEVRNTVKLLQGADLFKDQTFFLSQISQDALRKTIFPLGDLTKNFVKKIAAEHGLHHVLKKKESMGVCFIGERNFENFLLEYLEPQPGNFVSVEDKKVMGTHKGWFLYTIGQRARLAGLKDAWFVVDKDVSTGDVFVAPSTDHPALYRDLLRTNRVHWIAEEPPVELIRDKMMECHFRFRHQMALVPCVLTLNQDGSVWVTLVKPARAITPGQFAVFYKGDECLGSGKILRMGPSVYTVQQGKNREEGPKKEEIDKIEPAT; encoded by the exons aTGCTGGCGGCGGGGCGCCGGGTGGCCTGCGCCGTCTCCGGCGGGGTGGACAGCGCCGTGGCCGCCCTGCTGCTGCGCCGCCGAG GCTACCAGGTGACGGGTGTCTTTATGAAGAACTGGGACCCTctggatgaacaaggagcttgCTCCATTGACAGAGATTGCGAAGATGCTTACCGGGTTTGTCAGAAGCTCGATATTCCTTTTCACCAGGTTTCCTACGTGAAAGAATACTGGAATGAAGTATTCAG tgacCTCTTAAAAGAGTATGAATTGGGAAGGACTCCTAATCCTGATATTGTGTGTAACAAACACATCAAATTCAACTACTTTCTTCATTATGCTATGGATAACCTTG gAGCAGATGCAATTGCTACTGGGCATTATGCTAGGACCTCACTAGAGGATGAGGAAGTGTTTCAACAGAAGCATATCAAAAGACCACAAAGGCTTTTCAGAAACCGTTTTGAAGTTAGAAATA CTGTGAAACTCCTTCAAGGGGCTGACCTCTTTAAGGACCAGACCTTCTTTCTCAGTCAGATCTCACAGGATGCTTTGAGGAAAACCATTTTCCCATTAGGGGATTTAACAAAAAACTTCGTAAAGAAGATAGCAGCAGAACATGGCCTTCATCATgtgctaaagaaaaaagag agtaTGGGAGTCTGTTTCATTGGTGaaagaaactttgaaaatttCCTTCTTGAG TATTTAGAACCTCAACCAGGTAACTTTGTTTCCGTTGAAGATAAGAAGGTGATGGGAACACACAAAG GTTGGTTCCTCTACACAATAGGCCAGAGGGCTAGACTAGCAGGCCTGAAGGATGCTTGGTTCGTTGTAGACAAAGATGTCAGCACTGGAGATGTCTTTGTG GCACCATCAACAGATCACCCTGCTCTGTACAGAGATCTATTGCGGACAAACCGAGTGCACTGGATAGCAGAGGAGCCTCCTGTAGAGCTCATTAGAGATAAAATGATGGAATGTCATTTCAGGTTTCGGCACCAGATGGCATTGG TGCCTTGTGTGCTGACTCTAAACCAAGATGGGAGTGTGTGGGTGACGCTAGTGAAGCCAGCAAGAGCTATCACACCTGGGCAG TTTGCCGTGTTCTACAAGGGTGACGAGTGCTTGGGCAGTGGGAAGATCTTAAGGATGGGCCCATCAGTGTACACCGTGCAACAGGGCAAAAACCGAGAGGAGGGTCCAAAGAAGGAAGAGATTGACAAGATAGAACCAGCAACATAA
- the TRMU gene encoding mitochondrial tRNA-specific 2-thiouridylase 1 isoform X1 yields the protein MKNWDPLDEQGACSIDRDCEDAYRVCQKLDIPFHQVSYVKEYWNEVFSDLLKEYELGRTPNPDIVCNKHIKFNYFLHYAMDNLGADAIATGHYARTSLEDEEVFQQKHIKRPQRLFRNRFEVRNTVKLLQGADLFKDQTFFLSQISQDALRKTIFPLGDLTKNFVKKIAAEHGLHHVLKKKESMGVCFIGERNFENFLLEYLEPQPGNFVSVEDKKVMGTHKGWFLYTIGQRARLAGLKDAWFVVDKDVSTGDVFVAPSTDHPALYRDLLRTNRVHWIAEEPPVELIRDKMMECHFRFRHQMALVPCVLTLNQDGSVWVTLVKPARAITPGQFAVFYKGDECLGSGKILRMGPSVYTVQQGKNREEGPKKEEIDKIEPAT from the exons ATGAAGAACTGGGACCCTctggatgaacaaggagcttgCTCCATTGACAGAGATTGCGAAGATGCTTACCGGGTTTGTCAGAAGCTCGATATTCCTTTTCACCAGGTTTCCTACGTGAAAGAATACTGGAATGAAGTATTCAG tgacCTCTTAAAAGAGTATGAATTGGGAAGGACTCCTAATCCTGATATTGTGTGTAACAAACACATCAAATTCAACTACTTTCTTCATTATGCTATGGATAACCTTG gAGCAGATGCAATTGCTACTGGGCATTATGCTAGGACCTCACTAGAGGATGAGGAAGTGTTTCAACAGAAGCATATCAAAAGACCACAAAGGCTTTTCAGAAACCGTTTTGAAGTTAGAAATA CTGTGAAACTCCTTCAAGGGGCTGACCTCTTTAAGGACCAGACCTTCTTTCTCAGTCAGATCTCACAGGATGCTTTGAGGAAAACCATTTTCCCATTAGGGGATTTAACAAAAAACTTCGTAAAGAAGATAGCAGCAGAACATGGCCTTCATCATgtgctaaagaaaaaagag agtaTGGGAGTCTGTTTCATTGGTGaaagaaactttgaaaatttCCTTCTTGAG TATTTAGAACCTCAACCAGGTAACTTTGTTTCCGTTGAAGATAAGAAGGTGATGGGAACACACAAAG GTTGGTTCCTCTACACAATAGGCCAGAGGGCTAGACTAGCAGGCCTGAAGGATGCTTGGTTCGTTGTAGACAAAGATGTCAGCACTGGAGATGTCTTTGTG GCACCATCAACAGATCACCCTGCTCTGTACAGAGATCTATTGCGGACAAACCGAGTGCACTGGATAGCAGAGGAGCCTCCTGTAGAGCTCATTAGAGATAAAATGATGGAATGTCATTTCAGGTTTCGGCACCAGATGGCATTGG TGCCTTGTGTGCTGACTCTAAACCAAGATGGGAGTGTGTGGGTGACGCTAGTGAAGCCAGCAAGAGCTATCACACCTGGGCAG TTTGCCGTGTTCTACAAGGGTGACGAGTGCTTGGGCAGTGGGAAGATCTTAAGGATGGGCCCATCAGTGTACACCGTGCAACAGGGCAAAAACCGAGAGGAGGGTCCAAAGAAGGAAGAGATTGACAAGATAGAACCAGCAACATAA